Proteins encoded by one window of Verrucomicrobiota bacterium JB022:
- the fabF gene encoding beta-ketoacyl-ACP synthase II, which translates to MSTLPQHPRIVVTGLGAITPLGQTVDEFWAGLQAGRSGIDRVQGFDVSEMPCQVGGEVKGFKPEDHMDVKEARKRDRYTQLAVAASRQAYLDAGLDTAGLDPFRVGCLVGSGIGGIDTIEKQNFRMFEGGARKISPFMVPMIITNMASGIVAIDLGLKGPNYGIVSACATATHSISDAMRMLLLGEADVMLAGGAEASITRLGYGGFCSMKAMSTSFNDAPQTASRPFDKDRDGFVMGEGSGVLVLETLEHAQKRGAKIYCELAGHASTCDAYHITSPDPDGMGLKVCLQNALRSAGIQPQDVDYINAHGTSTPYNDRGETLAIKGVWGEDAKRLKISSTKSMTGHLLGAAGGIEAIACIKAITDSVIPPTINYTTPDPDCDLDYVPNQAVHQPVRIAMSSNLGFGGHNGVVVFRRHEG; encoded by the coding sequence ATGTCCACATTGCCACAGCATCCGCGTATCGTCGTGACCGGTCTCGGGGCCATTACGCCCCTCGGTCAGACTGTAGATGAATTCTGGGCCGGCCTGCAGGCTGGCCGCTCCGGGATCGACCGTGTCCAGGGCTTCGACGTTTCCGAGATGCCCTGCCAGGTCGGGGGCGAGGTCAAGGGCTTCAAGCCCGAAGACCACATGGATGTGAAGGAAGCCCGCAAGCGCGACCGCTACACGCAGCTGGCGGTGGCGGCCTCGCGCCAGGCTTATCTCGACGCCGGCCTCGATACCGCCGGGCTCGATCCCTTCCGGGTCGGCTGCCTCGTAGGCAGCGGCATCGGCGGCATCGACACGATCGAGAAGCAGAATTTCCGCATGTTCGAAGGCGGTGCCCGCAAGATCTCGCCCTTCATGGTGCCGATGATCATCACCAACATGGCGAGCGGCATCGTCGCGATCGACCTCGGGCTCAAAGGCCCCAACTACGGCATCGTGAGCGCCTGCGCCACCGCCACGCACTCCATCTCCGACGCCATGCGCATGCTGCTGCTGGGCGAGGCCGATGTGATGCTCGCCGGCGGCGCCGAAGCCAGCATTACCCGCCTGGGCTACGGCGGCTTTTGCAGCATGAAGGCCATGAGCACCAGCTTCAACGACGCCCCGCAGACGGCCTCCCGCCCCTTCGACAAGGACCGCGACGGCTTTGTGATGGGCGAAGGCTCCGGCGTACTCGTGCTCGAAACGCTGGAACACGCCCAGAAGCGCGGCGCCAAAATTTATTGCGAGCTGGCGGGCCATGCCTCGACCTGCGACGCCTACCACATTACCTCGCCCGACCCCGATGGCATGGGCCTCAAGGTGTGTCTGCAGAACGCCCTGCGCTCGGCCGGCATCCAGCCGCAGGATGTGGACTACATCAACGCGCACGGCACCTCCACCCCCTATAACGACCGCGGCGAGACGCTGGCGATCAAGGGTGTGTGGGGCGAAGATGCCAAGCGCCTCAAGATCAGCTCCACCAAGTCGATGACGGGCCACTTGCTCGGCGCGGCGGGCGGCATCGAGGCGATCGCCTGCATCAAGGCCATCACCGACAGTGTGATCCCGCCCACGATCAACTACACCACGCCCGACCCGGATTGCGACCTCGACTACGTGCCCAACCAGGCCGTGCACCAGCCGGTGCGCATCGCGATGTCGAGCAACCTCGGTTTCGGCGGCCACAACGGCGTGGTCGTCTTCCGCCGCCACGAAGGCTAA
- the acpP gene encoding acyl carrier protein produces MADQSIEDRVKDIIVKQLNVNEEQITPEASFIEDLGADSLDVVELVMAFEDEFSDELGGEIPESEAEKLQTVGDVTNYIKSKSA; encoded by the coding sequence ATGGCAGACCAGAGCATCGAAGATCGCGTCAAAGACATTATCGTCAAGCAACTCAACGTGAACGAGGAGCAAATCACTCCCGAAGCCTCCTTCATTGAAGATCTGGGCGCGGACTCACTCGACGTCGTCGAGCTGGTGATGGCCTTCGAAGATGAATTCAGTGATGAGCTGGGTGGCGAAATCCCCGAGTCCGAAGCCGAAAAGCTTCAGACCGTCGGTGACGTCACCAACTACATCAAGAGCAAGAGTGCCTAA